The region CTTGATTAAACTATTAAAGGTACTTATAAATCTAATAAAGCATCTTCTTGATGAGTTATAACAGTACAATTAGAAGTCGCGTAGGCTTTGCAAGTGAGGAAAAAACCCGCATCGATTTCTTTTTGTTTTAAAAAATCATAATCGTGATCTACTGTACCTTCTGTTAGTTTTCCTGTACAACTTACACATACCCCCGCACGACAAGAATAGGGCAAATTAAAACCCTGTCTCTCTGCTGCATCTAAAATATACTCGTCTGGCATTACGTCGATAACGGTATCAATTCCTAATTGTTCGTTAACTAGATGAACTTTATAACTGTTGGACATTTTTATAAAATTTGAAGTAAATAAATATTAAAAACAGGTCAAAAAACACTCTTTTGATAACTTAATAAAGCACAAAAAGTATTAAAAAATAATATGTTTTATTGATTTATCTTGATTATGCTTGTACGGAAAATTAATTTGATTTTTACCTAAAAGACTTTATTCCATAAAAACTTTTATTTTGATCAATGGTTTGTCCTTAACAAACATAGTCTAAGAGTTTAGTTTTTTGTCAGCTAATTTTGACCTTCTTTATATAGTAAATCTTTAAGGATAATCAATAATCCTTTATGCTGAAATTATTAAATAATCTTTACATTTTGATTAATCATGGCAAATCAAGAGCAAACAGATATTGTAATTATTGGTAGTGGTTTAGGGGGTTTATGTTGTGGGGCAATGTTAGCAAAGTATGGGTATAACGTTATTGTCTGTGAAAGCCATAACTTGCCTGGGGGTGCTGCCCATGGTTTTGAGTATAAAGGTTTTAAGTTCGATTCGGGCCCTTCTTTATATTCGGGTTTATCTTATTCTCCTTCTACTAATCCATTACGTCAGGTTTTAGACATCATTGGGGAAGATGTGGAGTGGAAAAATTATAATAATTGGGGTTGTTGGTTGCCTGAGGGTTATTTTGATGTGGCGGTGGGCGCTGATGATTTTTATAAATTGTTGCTTAATTTAAGGGGGGAGGATGCAGGTAAGCAGTGGCGTAGGTTGCAGGAGGTGATGAAGCCTTTGGGAAAAGCATCTACGGCGATTCCTCCTGGGGCTTTTCGTTATGATTTGGGAGCCATTTTTACCCTAGCACCCTATGCAGTATCTATGCTTCCCTACGTCTTTTCGGCAGGGAAATTAACGGGGAGTTTTGGCAAAATTATGGATGAGGTGGTAACGGATGAGTTTATCCGTAATTGGTTAGATTTACTTTGTTTTATGTTGTCTGGTTTACCTGCCCATGGCACTTCGGCGGCGGAGATGGCTTTTATGTTTGCGGAGTGGTATCGCCCTGATGTGGTGTTGGATTATCCTGTGGGGGGTAGCGAAGCGCTGGTTAAGGCGTTGGTTAGGGGTATGGAAAAGCATGGGGGGCAGTTATGGTTATCTAGTCATGTGCAGGAAATTATGGTGGAGAATAATCGGGCTGTGGGGGTTGTGTTGCGTAATAGCAAAACTATTAGGGCAAGGAAGGCGGTGATTTCTAATGCTTCGATTTGGGATACTATTCCTTTAATCGGCGAGGGGGTATTGCCGAAGGATTTTGTGCAGGGGGTGGAAAAAACGCCGATGAATGATAGTTTTATGCACTTACATTTGGGGATTGATGGGGCTGGTTTACCTGCAGATTTGCCTTGTCATCATATGATTGTCAATGATTGGCATAGGGGGGTTACGGCGGAGCAAAATGTGGTGGCGGTGTCGATTCCTTCTTTACTAGATGCTAGTTTAGCGCCTGAGGGTAAGCATTCTATTCATGTTTATACTCCCGCTACTGAGCCTTATTCCTTGTGGGCTGGGTTGAGTCGTAATAGTGATGAGTATCATGAGTTGAAAAAGGTGCGATCGCACCTTATGTGGGAAGCGTTAGAAAGATTTATCCCCGATATTAGGGAAAGATGTGAAGTAACTTTGGTAGGCACTCCTTTAACCCATGAAAGATTTTTAAGGCGTTATCGAGGCACTTATGGGGCTGCCTGGAATGCCGATGAGGGTTTATTTCCAGGCTCTACTACTCCTATTAATGGTTTATACTGTTGCGGTGATTCCACTTTCCCCGGTATTGGTGTTCCTGCGGTGGCTGCTAGTGGTATGATTACGGCTAATACCCTCGCTTCTGTGTGGCAACATTTACAAGTGTTAAACAATTGATAATTGATAGTGGATAATTGATAATGAAATTTTGTTTAATCACGGTGTAATTATTAAGTTTGGGTAGTCTGCCATTAAAAGATAATATCTTGTTAATTTTTCCACTGTGTATCTAATATTGAAATAATAAAAAAATTATTATCAATTATTAATCAATCATCGATGGTTATGTCTAAAAGTTTATCTAAATTGGGGGCATAGCTAGGGAGAGAAAAAGTATTAGGGTTAACGGGTTGAGCATAGGTAAAGTGGCGGTAATTGAGACAGAAATAATCCCAATCCGCCATCTGAATCCGAAATACTTTGATAAAGATATTGGCTAACCAAATGGGTAATGGTATTTGAAAATAGACTTTTTTATTAATCTTTTTACAAATGGTTTTTATGGCTTGACTGGCGGTTAAAGGTTCGTTACCTAAAACTAATTTATTATTATAAATAGGGTCTAATTTATCTCCATTTTCTACTAAATAACTAATAACCGTGGCGATGTCTTGCCCATGAATAAAGTGGAAACTGCCATCCGCATTAAACCAACGAATTAACCCCATCCATTTCTGAGTAATATCTTTTAAGCCCCCTGATAAATGGGAATAGGGTTTATCATCAGCGCCCCCAAACACCAAGGTAGGATATACGGTTATGATGCGATCGCCCAGTGCCAAATCTGCTAACTTAACATAACACTGATATTTTGTGCGGATATAATCCGTACCAATTTCCCCCGCTTCGTTCAACAATTGATTATTACGATCTAAAATACTAGCAGTGGAAAAGTAAATGATTCGTTGACAATGTTCGGCACTAAGGGCATTTATCAGATTAATATTAGCTTCCACATTTACCGCATAGGATTCTTTCTCGCCTCCCCAACAAGTAGCGGTAAGAATGGCAACATTAATAGTGCTAAGAATATCTTGATAATCAAGGATATTTTCAAGGTTTCCTTTTAAAATATTGATGCCGGGGCGATAATTATAGTCAAATTTTAGTTTGTCGGGATTTCTGACTAAAAAATAAAGTTCGTGATTGGTTTCTTTAATCAAAGATTCAGCCATATAATGACCAATACAACCACTTGCCCCAGTAACGAATATACGCATTATAGTATTTTGTTTATTTATTTCTCGATAACTCCTGTTTATTGTACAGATATAGAGTTAATTTTGTGGCAAAAAATCGAGCAACGCATCACGCATCACATCCACGGGGGCTTTTTTTCCCGTCCAAATTTCAAAACCGACAGCGCCCTGTTGTACTAACATTTCTGTGCCATCGATAATGGTTGCCCCTTGTTTTTGGGCTTGTTGTAACAAAAGGGTAGGTCGTGGGGTATAAATTAAATCATAGACGATCGCCCCAGGTTTTAACAAAGAAATTTGCTGATTATTTAAAGGAGATTTATCGGTATGGGGAGACATTCCTAGGGGGGTAGTGTTAACGATTAAATCACTTTGGGGCAAAATTTCCGTCAATTCATCCCATGGGTGAATGGTTACTTTTGCTTGTA is a window of Cyanobacterium stanieri LEGE 03274 DNA encoding:
- a CDS encoding phytoene desaturase family protein; its protein translation is MANQEQTDIVIIGSGLGGLCCGAMLAKYGYNVIVCESHNLPGGAAHGFEYKGFKFDSGPSLYSGLSYSPSTNPLRQVLDIIGEDVEWKNYNNWGCWLPEGYFDVAVGADDFYKLLLNLRGEDAGKQWRRLQEVMKPLGKASTAIPPGAFRYDLGAIFTLAPYAVSMLPYVFSAGKLTGSFGKIMDEVVTDEFIRNWLDLLCFMLSGLPAHGTSAAEMAFMFAEWYRPDVVLDYPVGGSEALVKALVRGMEKHGGQLWLSSHVQEIMVENNRAVGVVLRNSKTIRARKAVISNASIWDTIPLIGEGVLPKDFVQGVEKTPMNDSFMHLHLGIDGAGLPADLPCHHMIVNDWHRGVTAEQNVVAVSIPSLLDASLAPEGKHSIHVYTPATEPYSLWAGLSRNSDEYHELKKVRSHLMWEALERFIPDIRERCEVTLVGTPLTHERFLRRYRGTYGAAWNADEGLFPGSTTPINGLYCCGDSTFPGIGVPAVAASGMITANTLASVWQHLQVLNN
- a CDS encoding 2Fe-2S iron-sulfur cluster-binding protein, which gives rise to MSNSYKVHLVNEQLGIDTVIDVMPDEYILDAAERQGFNLPYSCRAGVCVSCTGKLTEGTVDHDYDFLKQKEIDAGFFLTCKAYATSNCTVITHQEDALLDL
- a CDS encoding NAD-dependent epimerase/dehydratase family protein; translation: MRIFVTGASGCIGHYMAESLIKETNHELYFLVRNPDKLKFDYNYRPGINILKGNLENILDYQDILSTINVAILTATCWGGEKESYAVNVEANINLINALSAEHCQRIIYFSTASILDRNNQLLNEAGEIGTDYIRTKYQCYVKLADLALGDRIITVYPTLVFGGADDKPYSHLSGGLKDITQKWMGLIRWFNADGSFHFIHGQDIATVISYLVENGDKLDPIYNNKLVLGNEPLTASQAIKTICKKINKKVYFQIPLPIWLANIFIKVFRIQMADWDYFCLNYRHFTYAQPVNPNTFSLPSYAPNLDKLLDITIDD